GCAAGCTAATGAAGATCCGCTCGACTTGCATGTATTAGGCACGCCGCCAGCGTTCGTCCTGAGCCAGGATCAAACTCTCCAAGAAAGAGTTATGAGTTAGCTCATAAAGTTAAAACGTTGGCTCATGTTCTTCTATAATAGAAGCCATGATAATTTATTGTTTGTTGACGCTTGTTTGTTTAGTTTTCAAAGAACAATTTCTCGCTGCATCGCTCATAAGCGACTTTAATAATATAACATTTGCTAACTGTATAAGTCAATAACTTTTTTTCAAAACTATTAATTTGAAATTGTTGTCTCGTTACTGACTTTGAAGATTATATCAGGCAAATTATTTTATTGCAATACTTTTTAGCCACTTGCTCAAGAGAATATAGTTTTTAGACTGGTCTTCTATTTAAGAAAAAACAAAAGCCGGCATGGATAGCCAGCTTACTGGATGATTTCCTCGATATGCAAGTACCTGTTCTTTTCCAAAGCAAGGATATGGTCTGTCTCCAGCAATTTAACCAACGGCCTTGCCGGGTTCTTTTCTTCTACAAAAATGATTTCTGCTGCCTGTCCATCTGAAAGGCGGATTTTTGTGCCAACCGAATAATTCATAATAGCAGAACTCAATGCTTTCAGAGCGGTAATGTCGAATTCCCCAAATTGCTCCTCATTTATCATCTCGAGCACTTTAAATGGAGAGTGTTTTGGCTTATAAATCCTTTCTGATGTCATAGCATGGAAAGAATCAGCTACGGCCAGGATCTTGGCGAAAGGGTGGATCCTGTTTGCCTTTTCGCCAAATGGGTAGCCGCTGCCATCCATTCTTTCATGATGATGAAGAATCGCAATCTTTGTAGAATCCTTCAGCAATGGACTGTTTTTTACCATCTGATAGCTGTATGTAGGATGCTTTTTGATTTCATCAAATTCATCTATTGTTAAAGTTGTATTTTTATTAAGAAGTGTTGGACTGATCTTCGCCATTCCGCAATCCGATAAACATCCAGCCAGTGCAATCTGGGTTATTTCCCCTTTGCTGTAATTAAGTTTTTTGGCGATGAAGGCACTGATAATCCCTACAGCCAATGGATGATCATATAAATATTCAGTCTTGGTTGAATAATGATGAAGATTGAATATATCCGAAGAAGTCATGTCTGCCTGCTCAATCAATGGGACAATAATGGATCTCAATTTAGCAATATCTATCTGCATTCCTGATTGCCAGGAGATAAACTCTTTCTTGAAGCTCTGCCTGGCCTGTAAAAAAGAATCGATAAAAGTTTCTCCACCCTCATTAGACTTCATACCCGCTTTCTTGTCACTGACGGTCGAAGGTGCAAGAAAAGGCATTCCATTCACTAACGTTTTCTCAACATCCACTTCTTTAACAAGAAAAACTTTCAGGATTTCTATTAGATGTTCTGACAATACTGTTTTTTTGTTCATGATGGGTCTATTCGTTTTACTTAGCACATCATCAACAAGGATACAGCCCTCTTTAAGGTTGTCTACTAGTACGCGCAAGGCTTTCCACCCCAGAATTTTAATTTTCTTACAATTATTTTACTTTATTTTACCAAAAAAGAGGAACACATTTTTGTGTTCCTCTCAAAAAGTTTATTCGTTATCCTCTTCAGCTGGTGTTTCATTCATATCTGCTTCTTGACTGCCAACTTCTTCAGGATCAACTGTTGCTTCAGCATTTTCATCCGGTTCGATGTCTTCTGGCTTCTCTTCTTCCTTATCG
This DNA window, taken from Mesobacillus boroniphilus, encodes the following:
- a CDS encoding HD-GYP domain-containing protein — translated: MRVLVDNLKEGCILVDDVLSKTNRPIMNKKTVLSEHLIEILKVFLVKEVDVEKTLVNGMPFLAPSTVSDKKAGMKSNEGGETFIDSFLQARQSFKKEFISWQSGMQIDIAKLRSIIVPLIEQADMTSSDIFNLHHYSTKTEYLYDHPLAVGIISAFIAKKLNYSKGEITQIALAGCLSDCGMAKISPTLLNKNTTLTIDEFDEIKKHPTYSYQMVKNSPLLKDSTKIAILHHHERMDGSGYPFGEKANRIHPFAKILAVADSFHAMTSERIYKPKHSPFKVLEMINEEQFGEFDITALKALSSAIMNYSVGTKIRLSDGQAAEIIFVEEKNPARPLVKLLETDHILALEKNRYLHIEEIIQ